One Xiphophorus maculatus strain JP 163 A chromosome 9, X_maculatus-5.0-male, whole genome shotgun sequence DNA segment encodes these proteins:
- the lrrc41 gene encoding leucine-rich repeat-containing protein 41 isoform X4, whose amino-acid sequence MRSSQPSIREIVSHSGHAAGLSTYSGWVEILRDLVGLSRALDFRTEAEAKHEVMLRLFTSVFYGLSNNYVLKNSTNLKSNSFLSSAAKSIHHFILIPCMHQALQALTTNQQPLLVLLEKHIRTIQVSHLLLTVRKTQAVLYVLHRLLDHGITTNLVVSIDSALDLAWLLHGRGSQYVNMELKKLFSFPHVLQTSPASSSPDVESTASGNQSDDVIPCKRVKLYSESVEKEEGPFGVPNFTLDPQILCHTFSPCDGPSAGACTFGQITHLEIRTCGPDSLKVLSFSLPTFFCLQSLSLHSKSIFRELDVLEFAGALQQLSDSGCSSLIQLSLGLLPHVGLMKTLLNASPRLTSLCVEFQTAIWGLQFNLDHAGTAEPNTSELLLEKLTVKIIQLQTDLHFLTSVLRRSPHLASLHIAGMRLPTGCSQSQLLSTLSESNHSLKALTFEDIKLCDCLPDILKLLRGCMLEELSFNDCRLLERCINPEKSLVELVAALKMPSLHSLSLAQNRLAKNVCVLAELFSEESQSSLKQLDLRSNFIQPADLLEFAKRLMIHPPPHRLTLDLRKNPGDRDPETWNMALKRLQSSSFLLVEGWKSTDTMVDHISNM is encoded by the exons attgtcTCTCACAGTGGACATGCAGCTG GGTTATCCACGTATTCTGGATGGGTAGAAATCCTCCGGGACCTGGTTGGTCTGAGCCGT GCATTGGACTTCAGGACAGAAGCAGAAGCTAAGCATGAagtcatgttgaggcttttCACAAGTGTTTTCTACGGACTGAGCAACAACTATGTGttaaaaaacagcacaaatttAAAATCCAATTCATTCTTGAGTTCTGCAGCCAAAAGTATTCATCATTTTATACTCATTCCATGTATGCATCAGGCTCTGCAAGCTTTAACGACCAATCAGCAACCTCTTCTAGTGCTGTTAGAAAAGCATATAAGAACTATTCAGGTCAGTCACTTACTGTTAACAGTGAGGAAAACACAAGCTGTGCTGTATGTCCTGCATCGCCTGCTAGACCATGGGATCACTACAAACCTCGTTGTTAGTATAGATTCTGCCCTGGACCTTGCATGGCTCCTGCATGGACGTGGGTCACAGTACGTCAACATGGAGCTGAAAAAACTGTTCTCCTTCCCTCATGTTTTACAAACCTCACCAGCCAGCTCCAGTCCAGATGTTGAATCCACAGCTTCAGGCAATCAGAGTGATGATGTCATTCCCTGCAAACGAGTCAAGTTATATTCTGAGTCTGTGGAGAAGGAGGAAGGCCCATTTGGTGTACCGAACTTTACTTTGGACCCTCAGATTCTCTGTCATACTTTTAGTCCTTGTGATGGTCCCTCAGCAGGAGCATGCACATTTGGACAGATTACCCATTTGGAGATCAGAACCTGTGGTCCTGATTCTCTCAAGGTCCTGAGTTTTTCCTTGCCCACGTTTTTTTGCCTTCAGTCATTAAGTCTTCACAGCAAAT CCATCTTCAGGGAGTTGGATGTGTTGGAGTTTGCTGGAGCGCTGCAGCAGCTTTCTGACAGCGGCTGCAGCAGCCTCATCCAGCTCAGCCTTGGCCTCCTGCCTCATGTTGGACTCATGAAGACCCTGCTGAATGCAAGCCCCAGGCTGACGTCCCTATGTGTCGAGTTTCAGACGGCAATATGGGGACTGCAGTTTAATCTGGACCATGCTGGGACTGCTGAGCCCAACACATCAG AACTTCTTCTGGAGAAGTTAACCGTGAAAATAATTCAGCTCCAAACAGATCTACACTTCTTGACGTCAGTGCTTAGACGGAGCCCACATCTCGCCTCACTTCATATAGCAGGGATGAGACTACCCACTGGCTGCAGTCAAAGCCAGCTCCTCAGCACTCTCTCAG AATCCAATCACAGTTTAAAAGCTCTGACGTTTGAGGATATAAAATTGTGTGACTGTCTGCCTGACATCCTGAAACTGCTGAGAGGCTGCATGTTGGAAG AGCTAAGCTTCAATGACTGTCGTCTTCTGGAGAGGTGTATCAACCCAGAAAAAAGTCTTGTAGAACTGGTGGCTGCGTTGAAGATGCCTTCACTTCACTCTCTGAGTCTAGCACAGAATCGGCTCG ctaagaatgtgtgtgtgctggcaGAACTGTTCTCAGAGGAGTCACAGAGCTCACTGAAGCAACTAGACCTCAG GTCCAATTTCATTCAGCCTGCTGATCTGCTGGAGTTTGCTAAGAGACTGATGATTCATCCCCCTCCACACAGACTGACCCTTGACCTGAGGAAGAACCCAGGAGACAGAGACCCTGAGACATGGAACATGGCACTGAAGAGGCTTCAATCCTCCAGCTTTTTACTGGTTGAGGGATGGAAATCCACAGACACAATGGTGGACCACATCAgcaatatgtaa
- the lrrc41 gene encoding leucine-rich repeat-containing protein 41 isoform X3 has product MRSSQPSIREIVSHSGHAAGRCRILSLAWIQKLEMSGQGLSTYSGWVEILRDLVGLSRALDFRTEAEAKHEVMLRLFTSVFYGLSNNYVLKNSTNLKSNSFLSSAAKSIHHFILIPCMHQALQALTTNQQPLLVLLEKHIRTIQVSHLLLTVRKTQAVLYVLHRLLDHGITTNLVVSIDSALDLAWLLHGRGSQYVNMELKKLFSFPHVLQTSPASSSPDVESTASGNQSDDVIPCKRVKLYSESVEKEEGPFGVPNFTLDPQILCHTFSPCDGPSAGACTFGQITHLEIRTCGPDSLKVLSFSLPTFFCLQSLSLHSKSIFRELDVLEFAGALQQLSDSGCSSLIQLSLGLLPHVGLMKTLLNASPRLTSLCVEFQTAIWGLQFNLDHAGTAEPNTSELLLEKLTVKIIQLQTDLHFLTSVLRRSPHLASLHIAGMRLPTGCSQSQLLSTLSESNHSLKALTFEDIKLCDCLPDILKLLRGCMLEELSFNDCRLLERCINPEKSLVELVAALKMPSLHSLSLAQNRLAKNVCVLAELFSEESQSSLKQLDLRSNFIQPADLLEFAKRLMIHPPPHRLTLDLRKNPGDRDPETWNMALKRLQSSSFLLVEGWKSTDTMVDHISNM; this is encoded by the exons attgtcTCTCACAGTGGACATGCAGCTGGTAGGTGTCGCATTCTGTCGCTAGCATGGATACAAAAGCTAgaaatgtctgggcaag GGTTATCCACGTATTCTGGATGGGTAGAAATCCTCCGGGACCTGGTTGGTCTGAGCCGT GCATTGGACTTCAGGACAGAAGCAGAAGCTAAGCATGAagtcatgttgaggcttttCACAAGTGTTTTCTACGGACTGAGCAACAACTATGTGttaaaaaacagcacaaatttAAAATCCAATTCATTCTTGAGTTCTGCAGCCAAAAGTATTCATCATTTTATACTCATTCCATGTATGCATCAGGCTCTGCAAGCTTTAACGACCAATCAGCAACCTCTTCTAGTGCTGTTAGAAAAGCATATAAGAACTATTCAGGTCAGTCACTTACTGTTAACAGTGAGGAAAACACAAGCTGTGCTGTATGTCCTGCATCGCCTGCTAGACCATGGGATCACTACAAACCTCGTTGTTAGTATAGATTCTGCCCTGGACCTTGCATGGCTCCTGCATGGACGTGGGTCACAGTACGTCAACATGGAGCTGAAAAAACTGTTCTCCTTCCCTCATGTTTTACAAACCTCACCAGCCAGCTCCAGTCCAGATGTTGAATCCACAGCTTCAGGCAATCAGAGTGATGATGTCATTCCCTGCAAACGAGTCAAGTTATATTCTGAGTCTGTGGAGAAGGAGGAAGGCCCATTTGGTGTACCGAACTTTACTTTGGACCCTCAGATTCTCTGTCATACTTTTAGTCCTTGTGATGGTCCCTCAGCAGGAGCATGCACATTTGGACAGATTACCCATTTGGAGATCAGAACCTGTGGTCCTGATTCTCTCAAGGTCCTGAGTTTTTCCTTGCCCACGTTTTTTTGCCTTCAGTCATTAAGTCTTCACAGCAAAT CCATCTTCAGGGAGTTGGATGTGTTGGAGTTTGCTGGAGCGCTGCAGCAGCTTTCTGACAGCGGCTGCAGCAGCCTCATCCAGCTCAGCCTTGGCCTCCTGCCTCATGTTGGACTCATGAAGACCCTGCTGAATGCAAGCCCCAGGCTGACGTCCCTATGTGTCGAGTTTCAGACGGCAATATGGGGACTGCAGTTTAATCTGGACCATGCTGGGACTGCTGAGCCCAACACATCAG AACTTCTTCTGGAGAAGTTAACCGTGAAAATAATTCAGCTCCAAACAGATCTACACTTCTTGACGTCAGTGCTTAGACGGAGCCCACATCTCGCCTCACTTCATATAGCAGGGATGAGACTACCCACTGGCTGCAGTCAAAGCCAGCTCCTCAGCACTCTCTCAG AATCCAATCACAGTTTAAAAGCTCTGACGTTTGAGGATATAAAATTGTGTGACTGTCTGCCTGACATCCTGAAACTGCTGAGAGGCTGCATGTTGGAAG AGCTAAGCTTCAATGACTGTCGTCTTCTGGAGAGGTGTATCAACCCAGAAAAAAGTCTTGTAGAACTGGTGGCTGCGTTGAAGATGCCTTCACTTCACTCTCTGAGTCTAGCACAGAATCGGCTCG ctaagaatgtgtgtgtgctggcaGAACTGTTCTCAGAGGAGTCACAGAGCTCACTGAAGCAACTAGACCTCAG GTCCAATTTCATTCAGCCTGCTGATCTGCTGGAGTTTGCTAAGAGACTGATGATTCATCCCCCTCCACACAGACTGACCCTTGACCTGAGGAAGAACCCAGGAGACAGAGACCCTGAGACATGGAACATGGCACTGAAGAGGCTTCAATCCTCCAGCTTTTTACTGGTTGAGGGATGGAAATCCACAGACACAATGGTGGACCACATCAgcaatatgtaa